One Prolixibacteraceae bacterium DNA segment encodes these proteins:
- a CDS encoding ATP-binding protein produces the protein MRYLNKIIFINSATIPYAEVPLDGNIHFIGTQGVGKSTVLRAILFFYNADSRKLGIPKGPTSKSFVDWYLKHTNSYIIYEVIKETGAFCVLAFKSQNRVCYRFIDTPYKSEYFIKETHEAFATWDAIRERLDADRVNVSPIISSFDDYRDILFGNYAGKREYKRYALLEAKQYKNIYRTIQNVFLNTKLDADEIKQTIISSMEEENTKIDLEQYDHHLKDFEKQLNDIKSFRYPSVQRQANSAITNLSALRHLQMEQNNLAGQLKYRLDFIEQERPLCVKREIEKQEILNQEKHELNHLEGLFHKRENKIKEEVIGLNNRMKDSKRQKSYYASKNIEELISRVAKNEELKLALDSLKKERTILTNQHSDIQNKFDALISEQQNQFHLFRNQKEEQKIEIDKQEIAFVSNLHKEYGDLLQKIEEDLHIEIETKEASLLIKSEAVHNLNNQKTKLEYTKLYDEEIIRKQKEISEAQLSRSTEINNCGNFKQQIETLQTKWDYAIQKAENDYWMDMNSLKKELNQTIQVKQDIEDKIAKSSDSLYGWLNQNRPNWESTIGKVIDEKLLFQDGLSPKLSDNSTSLYGVNIHLEDLEIKIKTIEDYRFEIENYTSTIEAYRQKIQVTSESIEKQRVKIQRRYQPKIKELKEKIRQSEFHAEQLNKQIEKEKQNLNSLIQKAQTDKIEAISILQKEINSAISVKEMAFKELKECKEKLRKAKENKQKEKTRRINKLCAENQITKENLQHQINEKKGTVDALIANLKTQQISELHSKGADTNRIIEIDKQITTVDNELLFIEKNRSIVSEYEKDKRELFDKVKEFSNKIDTLNSKLQQQQSDFNNQKELFLQKIDSLKQEIHIIEKHIEVLDADVEKYNRQSVSEALSYFERVKENIATIETEETAINIIDKILNNDVTLTKKNQELRENIDKFLSHFSKGNLFNFPTRLIENREYIDQAEELNNFIEDNLIEHYEKLINERFADIIKLVGKETTSLISKTGEIKRIINKINADFRQKNFVTAINNIELGITDSKNSAVILLKKIKAFNDENAHILGEANLFSGNKQDKSNERAVDLLKQLVKEINQSKNTEIKLTDSFELTFRIEENGNDTGWVEKLSNVGSEGTDVLVKAMINIMLLNVFKEGASRRFKDFKLHCMMDEIGKLHPTNVKGILHFANDRNILLINGSPTENTPLNYRHIFKISKDSKKQSTIKRIVSNPI, from the coding sequence ATGAGATACCTAAATAAAATTATTTTCATTAATAGTGCAACAATCCCATATGCTGAAGTTCCTTTGGATGGTAATATACACTTTATTGGTACCCAAGGAGTCGGGAAAAGCACGGTACTACGTGCGATTCTTTTCTTTTATAATGCAGATTCACGAAAGTTGGGGATTCCTAAAGGACCTACCTCTAAAAGTTTCGTAGATTGGTATCTCAAACATACAAACTCCTATATTATTTATGAAGTGATAAAAGAGACAGGAGCTTTTTGTGTATTAGCCTTTAAGTCACAGAATAGAGTTTGTTATCGCTTTATAGACACCCCATATAAATCGGAATATTTTATTAAAGAGACGCATGAAGCATTTGCTACGTGGGATGCGATCCGAGAAAGATTGGATGCAGACAGGGTGAATGTCTCTCCTATAATCAGTAGCTTCGACGACTACAGAGATATCCTATTCGGCAACTATGCAGGAAAGAGAGAGTATAAAAGATATGCACTACTGGAAGCAAAGCAGTATAAAAACATATACCGTACAATCCAAAATGTCTTTCTAAATACCAAGCTAGATGCAGATGAAATAAAACAGACAATCATCTCTTCCATGGAAGAGGAGAACACCAAGATAGATCTAGAACAATATGACCATCACCTAAAAGATTTCGAGAAACAACTTAATGATATCAAGAGTTTTCGATATCCTTCGGTGCAACGACAAGCCAATAGTGCCATCACAAACCTTTCGGCTTTACGTCATCTTCAGATGGAACAAAACAATCTTGCAGGACAGCTTAAATACCGACTTGATTTTATAGAGCAAGAGAGACCTCTGTGCGTTAAAAGAGAGATAGAGAAACAAGAGATATTAAACCAAGAGAAGCACGAATTAAACCACCTAGAAGGACTATTCCATAAACGAGAGAACAAGATCAAAGAGGAGGTCATTGGCTTAAACAATAGGATGAAAGACTCTAAACGACAGAAGAGTTATTATGCAAGTAAAAACATTGAGGAGTTAATAAGTCGAGTGGCAAAGAATGAAGAACTCAAACTAGCGCTAGATTCGCTAAAGAAAGAGCGTACGATATTAACCAATCAACATAGTGACATTCAAAACAAATTTGATGCACTCATCTCGGAACAGCAAAATCAGTTTCATCTTTTTAGGAATCAAAAAGAGGAACAAAAGATTGAAATAGATAAACAGGAAATCGCGTTTGTCTCCAATCTCCACAAAGAGTATGGTGATTTGTTACAAAAGATAGAAGAGGATCTCCATATAGAGATTGAGACAAAAGAGGCATCTCTATTGATCAAATCAGAGGCAGTACACAACCTCAACAACCAGAAGACAAAATTAGAGTATACAAAATTATACGATGAGGAGATCATACGCAAACAAAAGGAGATCAGCGAAGCACAATTATCAAGAAGTACAGAAATAAACAATTGTGGTAATTTCAAGCAACAGATTGAAACACTACAAACGAAGTGGGATTATGCAATACAGAAGGCCGAAAACGATTATTGGATGGACATGAATAGTCTGAAAAAAGAATTAAATCAGACGATTCAAGTCAAACAAGATATAGAAGACAAAATAGCCAAAAGTAGTGATTCACTCTATGGCTGGTTAAATCAAAATAGACCAAACTGGGAGAGTACAATTGGTAAGGTGATAGATGAAAAGCTACTTTTTCAAGATGGACTATCTCCTAAGCTGTCGGATAATAGCACCTCTTTATATGGCGTAAATATCCACCTTGAGGATTTAGAAATAAAGATTAAGACGATAGAGGACTACCGTTTCGAGATAGAGAATTATACTTCTACAATCGAAGCATATCGTCAAAAGATTCAAGTGACATCCGAGTCAATAGAGAAACAGAGAGTAAAGATTCAACGTCGATATCAGCCCAAGATAAAAGAGCTTAAAGAGAAGATACGTCAGTCTGAATTTCATGCAGAACAATTAAACAAGCAGATAGAGAAAGAGAAGCAAAACCTTAATTCTCTAATACAGAAGGCTCAGACTGATAAAATTGAGGCCATCAGTATTCTGCAAAAAGAGATAAATAGTGCTATTTCGGTTAAAGAGATGGCATTCAAAGAACTTAAAGAATGTAAAGAGAAATTACGCAAAGCCAAAGAGAATAAACAAAAAGAGAAAACACGTAGGATCAATAAACTTTGTGCCGAAAATCAAATTACCAAAGAGAACTTGCAACATCAAATTAATGAAAAGAAAGGAACTGTAGATGCACTGATTGCCAACTTAAAGACACAGCAAATTTCTGAACTTCATAGCAAAGGAGCAGATACGAATCGTATTATTGAGATTGACAAACAGATTACAACGGTGGACAATGAACTTCTTTTTATTGAGAAGAATAGGTCTATCGTGAGTGAATATGAAAAAGATAAAAGAGAACTGTTTGACAAAGTGAAGGAGTTTTCCAATAAAATAGACACCTTAAATAGTAAGCTACAACAACAGCAGTCTGATTTTAATAATCAAAAGGAACTCTTCTTACAAAAGATCGATTCACTGAAACAGGAGATCCATATAATAGAGAAGCATATTGAGGTCTTGGATGCCGATGTAGAGAAATACAACAGGCAATCTGTCTCGGAAGCACTCTCCTATTTCGAGAGAGTTAAAGAGAACATTGCTACGATAGAAACAGAAGAGACTGCAATCAATATTATTGATAAGATCTTAAATAATGATGTCACTCTAACGAAAAAGAATCAAGAGTTAAGAGAGAATATCGATAAGTTTCTATCTCATTTCTCCAAAGGAAATTTATTTAACTTCCCTACTAGACTCATCGAAAACAGAGAATATATAGATCAAGCAGAGGAGTTAAACAATTTTATCGAAGACAATCTAATTGAGCATTATGAGAAACTGATCAACGAACGTTTTGCAGATATTATCAAACTTGTAGGAAAAGAGACCACCTCACTTATTTCGAAAACAGGAGAGATTAAAAGGATCATCAATAAGATCAATGCAGACTTCAGGCAAAAGAATTTTGTTACCGCCATTAATAATATTGAACTAGGGATTACAGATAGCAAGAATAGTGCAGTTATTCTTTTGAAGAAAATAAAAGCGTTTAACGACGAAAATGCCCATATCTTAGGGGAGGCCAATCTGTTCTCTGGAAACAAACAAGACAAGAGCAATGAAAGAGCGGTAGATCTTTTAAAACAACTAGTTAAAGAGATCAACCAAAGTAAAAATACGGAGATAAAACTAACAGATTCTTTTGAATTGACATTCAGGATAGAGGAGAATGGCAACGACACGGGATGGGTCGAAAAACTTAGTAATGTTGGATCAGAAGGGACAGATGTTCTGGTGAAAGCCATGATCAACATTATGCTTCTCAATGTGTTTAAAGAGGGAGCTTCTCGAAGATTTAAAGACTTCAAACTACACTGTATGATGGATGAGATTGGAAAACTTCATCCTACCAATGTGAAAGGAATACTTCATTTTGCAAATGATCGAAACATCTTACTTATCAATGGTTCGCCAACAGAGAACACTCCACTAAACTATCGTCATATCTTTAAAATCAGTAAAGACAGTAAAAAACAATCGACCATTAAACGTATTGTTTCTAATCCTATTTAA